The genomic interval TTGTGCCAAAACTTGAAATAAAATAATGAAATTCATTCCCTATAAAATCCTTTTTACTTGCACTTTTTTCATTTTAATGAGCTGCAAAAAGTCGGATAAAGTACAAGCTGAAAGCGTTCCAAATATGACTAACAGTATCGAGTACGCATCGAGTTTAGCCATTTATAAAAAAGAAGGGTATTCTGTTGTAAAAATCATCAATCCTTGGCCAAATGCTACTAAAAACCTGACTTATATTTTAAAAGAAAAACAGACTACGCTTCCAGATAGCTTACAAAAATATCCTGTAATTACAGTTCCCTTACAATCTATTGTAGTGACATCAACAACGATTATTCCGTATCTCGAAATGTTAGGAGTTGAAAATAAATTGGTTGGATTTCCGCATACAGATTACATTTCGTCCGAAAAAACAAGAGCCTTAATTGATCAAGGAAAGATTAAAAATCTAGGTCAAAATGAAAAATTAAACGTCGAGCAATTAATTGATTTATCACCCGAATTGATTGTGACTTTTAGCATGGACAATCACAATCCGATGATTAAAAATTTAGAAAAAAGCGGTTTAAAAACACTTATTCAAGCCGACTGGATGGAACAAACTCCACTTGGAAAAGCGGAGTGGATTAAGCTTTATGGAGCTTTGTTAGGTAAAGAAACAGATGCTCAAAAACATTTTGATCAAATTGTAAAAGACTACCAAGATGCGGTGGCACTAGCAACTATGACCAATGATCAAACATCTGTTTTGTATGGTTCTATGTACCAGGATCAATGGTTTGTAGCCAAAGGAAATAGCTGGGTTGCACAATTTATAAAAGATGCCAAAGCAGATTATCTTTGGGCAAATTTAGAAGGTTCTGGAAGTTTGTCTTTATCATTTGAAACGGTACTCGAAAAAGCAAAAAATGCAAATTTCTGGATAGCAACCAGTT from Flavobacterium ovatum carries:
- a CDS encoding ABC transporter substrate-binding protein, encoding MKFIPYKILFTCTFFILMSCKKSDKVQAESVPNMTNSIEYASSLAIYKKEGYSVVKIINPWPNATKNLTYILKEKQTTLPDSLQKYPVITVPLQSIVVTSTTIIPYLEMLGVENKLVGFPHTDYISSEKTRALIDQGKIKNLGQNEKLNVEQLIDLSPELIVTFSMDNHNPMIKNLEKSGLKTLIQADWMEQTPLGKAEWIKLYGALLGKETDAQKHFDQIVKDYQDAVALATMTNDQTSVLYGSMYQDQWFVAKGNSWVAQFIKDAKADYLWANLEGSGSLSLSFETVLEKAKNANFWIATSSFKSLNEMTNANPHYSQFEAFKKKQVYTFEGKIGATGGTIYYELAPSRPDLVLKDYIKIFHPELLPNYTFTFAQKLN